Proteins encoded together in one Panthera uncia isolate 11264 chromosome A2, Puncia_PCG_1.0, whole genome shotgun sequence window:
- the LOC125930567 gene encoding olfactory receptor 7G1-like, with protein sequence MVFASSDAPPANLGNTHLIKSIFSIRLITNLESRNDTHVSDFLLMKVTEDPELQSLLFSLFLSMYLVTILGNLLIILAVSSDSHLHTPMYFFLSNLSFNDICLSTTTIPKMLVNIQAQSQSITYAGCLTQICFILVFASLESSLLAVMAYDRYVAVCHPLRYTVIMKPCLCSLLILLPLFIIIVDALVHSLMVLQLTFCTDVEIPLFFCEVVQVIKLACSDTLINNILIYFATSVFGGIPLCGIIFSYTQIVSSVLRMPSVGRKYKAFSTCGSHLSVVSLFYGTGLGVYISSAFTNSSRNTAVLSMMYTVVPQMMNPFIYSLRNRDMKGALRKLISRTSLL encoded by the coding sequence ATGGTTTTTGCCTCCAGTGATGCTCCTCCTGCCAATCTCGGAAACACACATTTGATTAAATCTATCTTTTCCATCAGATTAATCACCAATTTGGAATCTAGAAATGACACACATGTCTCAGATTTCCTTCTCATGAAAGTGACAGAGGATCCAGAACTGCAGTCCCTCCTATTCAGCCTGTTCCTGTCCATGTACCTGGTCACCATCCTGGGAAACCTGCTCATCATCCTGGCCGTCAGCTCGgactcccacctccacacccccatgtacttcttcctctccaacctGTCCTTTAATGACATCTGCTTAAGCACAACCACGATCCCAAAGATGCTGGTGAACATCCAGGCCCAGAGTCAGAGCATCACTTATGCAGGCTGCCTCACCCAGATCTGCTTTATCTTGGTTTTTGCAAGTTTAGAAAGTAGTCTCCTTGCAGtaatggcctatgaccgctatgtggccGTTTGTCATCCACTAAGGTACACAGTCATCATGAAGCCCTGCCTCTGTAGTCTGCTGATTCTACTCCCCCTGTTCATTATCATCGTGGATGCCCTGGTGCACAGTCTGATGGTGTTGCAGCTGACCTTCTGCACAGACGTCGAaatccctctcttcttctgtgaGGTTGTTCAGGTCATCAAGCTCGCCTGTTCTGACACCCTCATCAATAACATCCTGATATATTTTGCAACTAGTGTATTTGGTGGTATTCCTTTATGTGGAATCATTTTCTCTTACACTCAGATAGTGTCCTCTGTTTTGAGGATGCCATCCGTGGGCAGAAAGTATAAAGCATTTTCTACGTGTGGGTCTCACTTGTCAGTTGTGTCTTTGTTCTATGGGACAGGTTTAGGGGTGTACATTAGTTCTGCTTTTACTAACTCTTCCAGAAACACTGCAGTGCTTTCAATGATGTACACTGTTGTCCCTCAAATGATGAACCCTttcatctacagcctgaggaacagGGACATGAAGGGAGCCTTGAGGAAACTGATAAGTAGAACTTCTCTTCTGTGA
- the LOC125930573 gene encoding olfactory receptor 7G1-like — MVLAFGDTPACPGINISLPCYHIISIRFINNMELRNETSILEFLLMEVTENPELQSLIFSLFLSMYLVTILGNLLIVLAVSLDSHLHTPMYFFLSNLSFVDICLTSTTIPKMLVNIETQSKSISYTGCLTQICFVLVFASLDSCILSVMAYDRYVAICHPLRYNVIMNFHLCGLLVLLSLFISIMDALAHSLVVLQLTFCADLEIPLFCEVVQVIKLACSDTLINNILIYFATSIFGGILLCGIIFSYTQIVSSVLRMLPAGGKYKVRVGLTSQLSLFYGTGFGVYISSALADSSRNAAMLSMMYTVVPQMMNPFIYNLRNRA, encoded by the coding sequence ATGGTGCTTGCATTTGGTGATACTCCTGCTTGCCCAGGAATCAACATTTCATTGCCTTGTTACCACATCATTTCCATCAGATTCATCAACAATATGGAACTCAGAAATGAAACAAGCATTCTAGAATTTCTTCTCATGGAAGTGACAGAGAATCCAGAACTGCAGTCCCTCATCTTCAGCCTGTTCCTGTCCATGTATCTGGTCACCATCTTGGGAAATCTGCTCATTGTCTTGGCTGTTAGCTTGgactcccacctccacacccccatgtacttcttcctctccaacctGTCTTTTGTTGACATCTGTCTCACCTCCACTACCATCCCAAAGATGCTTGTGAACATCGAGACACAGAGCAAATCTATTAGTTACACAGGCTGCCTCACCCAAATCTGCTTTGTCTTGGTTTTTGCAAGTTTGGACAGTTGTATTCTTTCAGTAATGGCCTATGATCGCTATGTGGCCATTTGTCATCCACTGAGGTACAATGTCATTATGAACTTCCATCTCTGTGGCCTTTTGGTTCTTCTTTCCCTGTTTATTAGCATCATGGATGCCCTGGCGCACAGTCTGGTGGTGTTGCAGCTGACCTTCTGTGCAGACCTTGAAATCCCTCTCTTCTGTGAAGTTGTTCAGGTCATCAAGCTCGCCTGTTCTGACACCCTCATCAATAACATCCTGATATATTTTGCAACTAGTATATTTGGTGGTATCCTTCTGTGTGGAATCATTTTCTCTTATACTCAGATAGTGTCCTCTGTTTTGAGGATGCTACCAGCAGGTGGAAAGTATAAAGTACGTGTGGGTCTCACCTCTCAGTTGTCTTTGTTCTATGGGACAGGTTTTGGAGTCTACATTAGTTCTGCCCTTGCTGACTCTTCCAGAAATGCTGCAATGCTTTCAATGATGTACACTGTTGTCCCTCAAATGATGAACCCTTTCATCTACAACCTGAGGAACAGGGCATGA
- the LOC125930595 gene encoding LOW QUALITY PROTEIN: olfactory receptor 7G3-like (The sequence of the model RefSeq protein was modified relative to this genomic sequence to represent the inferred CDS: inserted 1 base in 1 codon), translated as MKSGNFSATTEFLLLGLSEDPQLQPXLFCVFLSMYLVSVFGNLLIILAIVYDSHLHTPMYFFLSNLSFVDICLTSTTIPKMLVNIQTQSKSISYTGCLTQICFILTFAGLENGILVMMAFDRFVAICHPLRYKAIMNPKLCRLLVLLSFLISVLDALLHTLMALRLSFCTDLEIPHFFCELAHVLKLACSDILINNILVYLVTSLLGVVPLSGIIISYTQIVSSVLKIPSAGGKYKAFSICGSHLIVVSLFYGTGFGVYLSSAATHSSRKSAIVSVMYTVVTPMMNPFIYSLRNKDMMGALRKLISRISASH; from the exons ATGAAATCAGGAAACTTCTCAGCTACTACAGAATTCCTCCTCCTGGGACTGTCAGAGGATCCACAACTGCAGC TGCTATTCTGTGTGTTCCTGTCTATGTACCTGGTCTCTGTGTTCGGGAACCTACTCATCATCCTGGCCATTGTGTACgactcccacctccacacccccatgtacttcttcctctccaacctGTCTTTTGTTGACATCTGTCTCACCTCCACTACCATCCCAAAGATGCTTGTGAACATCCAGACACAGAGCAAATCCATCAGTTACACAGGCTGCCTCACCCAAATCTGCTTCATCCTGACTTTTGCTGGATTAGAAAATGGAATTCTGGTAATGATGGCCTTTGATCGATTTGTGGCCATCTGTCACCCATTGAGGTACAAGGCCATCATGAACCCCAAGCTCTGTAGGCTGTTGGTTCTGCTGTCTTTCCTCATTAGTGTTCTGGATGCCCTTCTCCACACTTTGATGGCACTAAGGCTGTCCTTCTGCACAGACCTGGAAATTCCCCACTTTTTCTGTGAATTAGCTCATGTCCTCAAGCTTGCCTGTTCTGATATCCTCATCAATAACATCCTTGTGTACTTAGTGACCAGCCTGTTGGGTGTTGTACCTCTCTCTGGGATAATTATCTCTTACACTCAAATTGTCTCCTCTGTTCTGAAAATCCCATCAGCTGGTGGAAAGTATAAGGCATTTTCCATCTGTGGGTCACACTTAATAGTTGTTTCCTTGTTCTATGGGACAGGTTTTGGGGTATACCTGAGTTCTGCAGCTACTCACTCCTCCCGGAAGAGTGCAATAGTATCAGTGATGTATACCGTGGTCACCCCCATGATGAACCCTTTTATCTATAGTCTGAGGAACAAGGACATGATGGGGGCTTTGAGGAAGCTCATCTCTAGAATATCAGCTTCCCATTAA